The following nucleotide sequence is from Lytechinus pictus isolate F3 Inbred chromosome 10, Lp3.0, whole genome shotgun sequence.
TCATACtttcagttacatgtatatcaggaCCATTTCCTATTCCTCATATAACTAAAGAGAATTTAAAAGCtcacatattttcatctttatcattTCAGTTATATCACCAAAATATAAGACTAGTAAcctaatgaaaaaatataattcactaaaGTCTACCAATTACTCTATATCtttttgctaatttttggtaGATCCATCATGGATTCATGACATTATCTGAGAtataagaaaacaaatcaagaaaaaatatattgcatcATAAATGTACTCCTTAGGCATAAAAGCAATGCCTACATAACTCATTGTAGACTACCTGTAAAATCACTTATTAATTAACAGGCTTGTGAGAAATCACCTTACTTTAAAACTTGTTCTCCACAAGCTTCTCAATTTTtccatagtttttttttcctgttgttCCTCTATCCCCGACCAACAGAATATATAATGCTAGATGAGGTTCTTTTGAGATAAGTTCTATAAATCGTTTTCTCAGGAGGGGCAGGGGAAACACATTCATTTGAGATGTCACTTATTATGGCAAGGTGTTATTTAAAATGCCATctttctaaatttcatgagtaaaacaaaaatgaagccaATGCCCTTTACTCTTGAAAATACAATACtggcaacaaataaaaaatacaatattacaaAGAATACTGCTTGCTCACATGACTCAATATCTGCATCGCAAAACATTTCCCAGACCTATGAGCAGGGTTCTTACAGGTAAGGCAAGCATCTTTGAAACTCACTGGCTGAAAAAGGAATGAATAGTGACAGCAAAGCTTTTATTCACAGGGCCTTGCAGAGTCATGACATATCAAAACCTCACCATTGATTCAGTGAAGGGTCCACTACGTTGGCTCAGACCAGCTTCCAGGATGATCAGATCAAAAGATGGATTAGACCTGGTGAGAGTTCTTGGAGTGGGTCTCCTTGGATAATTAAAGACTTGTTCATCAAGGTGATTGTTAATGCAATAATTCAGCCCTCACCACTGACAAACAGGAAGCTCTTCAAAGGATCCTCTTTCTCATGATGACTCAGTCCAGCCTTCTGTATCAGGAAGCCATTCTTCGAGAGACAACAGAAGAAGTCAGCAACTCTTCACGGTTACATGCCCAAAGATTTTTTCCTCAACAGATGGAGACAAGAGCTCACAGTTGGGCGACCATAATCAGCAACAGCTGGCCAGTATTGTGTCTCCGTCTTCCTCTAAAGGGTGCAGGACCTCATCCTTATGGAGACCACAGCTAAAAGTGAAGTGGTATAACCACAGCAGCAGCAGTCCAGTGTTTTTGTCTGTGTCTGCCTCTAAAGATGCAGGACCTCGTCCTTAACTGATGGTATGTAGAGACAAGAGCTCACAGTTGGGTGACCGCAATCAGCAATGGCAGGCTAGTGTTGTGTTAAGGGTGCAGAACATCATCCTTAACTGATAGTGGATGGAGATTACAGCTCACAGTCAACTGGTAGTTTAACCACATCAGCAATAGTAAGCTCCCTGCTACATCTCAGTCAGCTTCTAGATGACGAAGGATCATGTCACGAACCTCGGTGATATGGAGCTGTTGCTGTGTTGATGAAAAAAGTGAGAAATATGGAAtggtttactttttttaaaaggcTATTCATAATGCAAGCAAGAGTTGGTGTTGGCTGTACAAAACTGGAATCACTGAAAATGGTAACGAAATGACTTAAGTTCTTCTGCGACACAGATACAACCAAATTGCAAGCTCAAAAGTATCAACTGTTATTCGTTATAATTTGAAGATGAGGGCATTTGAAGAGCAACTACTCACAATAGGCCATTTCTTCATGACGATCTTctcaaatataataaaaataattgatagctcacaattattattttcaccaTTCCCACAAATTTCTTTTATCTTCAAGTCTGTATAGTCAACCTTCCAAAAGTCataaattaaaggaaaattaagGGCAGAATATGCAAAATAGTGTTAATTTGCTCTTTTACCTCAAATTTGTACGAAAGTAAAGTGGTCCCAAGGCAATTTTACTTTGTAATGAGATTGTAAATGGGACTATCCAGCCCTGCTGCTGGCcaatacaacaaataaataacttTAGCAAATTTACCTGTATAGAGATACTTACCATTAGAGTTGTGTCTCTGTTCCTGACTCTCAATATTCCTGATTTCAAAGTGTTTTCATTCAGTAGAATAGTAAAGGGTACACCCATCTCATCAAACCTAAGGTAAAATACAAACCCATGAATTCAAAAGCAATTCTGAAATATACTCACATCATACTTATCTCGAGGTtagcttttatttatttattttttcgtcTTCCTTTTTTATGCAGTCCTTGTCATGCtactgaatgaaataaattataggaaaccaaattttgaaatataatggccagtattctgaactggggtttaatttaaactctggtctagagttgtggtttaactatggatagctaAATGTGAGACAAATCTTTAGCAGTATACGTTCAATTTACAAATTCATCTCTTATTCGGGTCATTCATATCTGCCTGGAAACAATAAACTGAATCAGTTTCCTAACCTGATTTCAGAACATGTGCAAATGCTTCTGATCAATAGGTTCTCAAATCGAAGTATTAACCCCATTTTGTTTCTTCACTTATCGCTAACCTTGCTCATATTTATCCTGATAAGAGCATTTTCAcagtaactgacattacacggcacaattttacacacttttcaatgtgtgtatgattatctctaaaacaacaaatgatgggagatACCATGAAAATGCCCATAAGTATTATGTCATGTAGGAAATGAATCACATCACATCGAGGCTGACCATAACAAAGCACACCAATGACCATGAAGTTTTCAGAGTGTCACAGTTTGATTTGAAACAACCCTGATTATTTTCTACTTACATGGTGTAATAATTTTCTAAGGATGGAGAGACTTCTATTATGCTCCTCACATTGATGCTGGCTTTTCTGAATTCCTTGCCCAAGTAATCCGAAAGCTACAAGATGAAAGAATTTAAGGAAAGCATGAAACATGTCCACAAAAGAACTACATATCCGTTTGTTGAGTTTTGGGAGTGGCCACCTAACTATATTGATGTACAAATGtacaacaataacaaaatatgatCTTTAGGATGTGAAAAAATAGCGGAAAGGCCCagagtctcacctgcatcaaaATTAAATATCAGCAGAGTTGACTTTGTGAAGTTATGAAGtgaatttataaatttattctTGATCACAGAAGTAACAGTTTTATGTATAAAAATAGATACATACACAGCTATTGtcttaaaaatattgttcatagTTTCCTGATCAAGGATCTGGAAAATGTGTATTGTTCTTCTTTTATAAAAACACTGCAATCCAACTCCACTCAACAATGATTTTATGACGGTAGTGCGTCAAATATCTTTTTTGAGGCACAGTCATTGTAAGAAAAGGTCCGTCATAGTCGAGACACACAGGTGCGTCATGGTACATGAAAATCTGAGTCATGTTTGACAAGTAACGCACCATTCCCAGGTGTCGTGGGGTGCATCTTACAATTGATAAGTGTATAAGTTTGTTTATATACAATCCATACCTCTCTCAGTTCCTTTGTCCCTCTAAGGGGTAAGATGATAACCTTGAGGGGTGCCAGTCTGAGATGAAGTCGGAGGATCTCCCGGGACACTGATTGACCTCTGGTGTCGGTGCGTTGCTTCTCCTGGTAACCGTCAACCAAGTAGGCAAGAAGACCACCCTCTAGAGACGCAGAGGTTTCAATAGTGTGAGGGATTACCGACTTCCTCCCATCCTTACCCTATTAATTGAACAGATATATGATATTTACATGAAAAGTTTGCTAGTAAGCAAAGAGACTGCCCAACAAGCAGAGGGTTCAATCATGTAAGGAATTACTGACTTTCTCCCATCCTTTTCCTATTAAttgaacaaatatgaaatatttacataAGAGGTTTGCTAGTAAGCAAAGAGACCACTCTACAAGGACATTGAGGTTTCAATCATGTGAAGGATTGCTAAATTTCTCCCATCCTTTCTCTACAAATTGAACAAATGGTAACAATTCTGCTTCTATATTGCATTACCttttacctctttttttttaaatcttgactTTTCGTTCATTAATCAAAACCAGATATCTACAGGATTACATATATGATTAGACAAAGTAGGCAATTCTAGAACATGAATCACCACTATCACTGGGAGCAAAATGGATACAATCCCTAATCCAAATTTTTAACTGTAAAAATAGATATATGTCACATGAAATACCCTCTTTTTAACTAAAACTGAGATAAATGCAAGGAAGATCCTAGTACATAACACTCAGTTAACAAAAAGTGATAAATTTTTACTATCCATATACCACTGAACCTCAGGTAAATTAACTGATCAAAACATTCAGAGTTGAAAGAATAACAACCTATGCTTCAATGTTTGAATACcctgggagcatttcatgaaaggacttgttggatgttttacccaaaaagtatgttttatccgtcagttaccatagtaacagtagttctcagccaatcagattcagggaaggttgtcagatctgacaacttgtcggacagcAACTGTTGATGAACATTCTCCAGGGGAAGGTTTCATCAACATtctcgtccgacaagttgtcagatctgacaactttccctgaatttgagagatagagaACCAGAGTTTACTGCCAGATAAAACAGGGActttcaaataaaaagtaagacaaatgtccgacaagtcctttcatgaaatgctcccaacCATCCTTTTTACCTGCATGTCCGTCTTGAACAAGTCTTGCATTTGTTCAACAGGTACACTCCCATGGTTGGATATTCTCTCGATTGTATCTACTCCCCATGGGAACTTGTATTGTATCTCTGTTGACTGCACATGTCCAGACGTTGTGATATCTGTTGCAGTGAAGTCGGATGGTATCCCAGCAAACTATGCAGGTAAAAAATGTAGTGACGAGAGATCAACACAGATATATATGTACTACATTGAAACCTCTATATAAAGACAGCCAAAGGGAGATAGGAAAAAAGGGTCTTTAAGAGTAGGTGGTCTTTATGAACAGGTTCCTATAATACACTCAATGGAGAATACAATTCAAGGGAAACCAAATGTTTGGAATTTATATCCGTAGATTGTCACTCATGCAGAATTGATGATAAACATCATCCATATAAACAGACACACCTTTTGACTATCTAGAGCTTTTCAAACTAAATTGATGGAGAAAACTCCATCAATAGGTTGAGAGGAATCAGATGGTTAGTTTTTTTATTTGCTCTCCTTCTCCATAAGGGTCAgctgtttttttgtttgtgcTAAATTATGCTTGCTTTGTTTACTCTCTCATGCTTACTTAATTATTTCACCTTTCTTCAAATGTTAACATTTAATAGACAATGATTTAATTAAATATTTGTTGacattaaccctaaaatggccaggggggggggttgaatcaaccccccccctcaacattttctgcgatcattctgctgcgcgaaattttttgaccgcgccactcgcagagtttatacttttaagtctcgcgcatcttttgagactaaatttacgacgcccgggtacgcggttccgaaattacgtaacattttgtaagtgcatgtaaagttgttccaaaacgtgattttgtgtacaaagtcaatgcaaattgagttttctcatcttattcataaagatatgattatttttactttaaacagctgaaagcaattgattttagcataattatgcttcaaaaaggttgtgcaataaatctggtgaaaaaaacaaggaaaaacaaaaggttgaaaaacaatgaaatacataagaaattcataaaacaataaaatacataagaaattgattttcaaaccaaagtttttttcaattgccattgttaagaatgctacaaagaatatttttagcaaaaattagcattctaggagctttatttagtgaattagagcaaaaagtatgatttacgcataaattagcataattaattcatacaaaataaaatctcattattttggaaaattttaccatacagccttgtagattacatcgcacactaccagcgtgcaaatttttgcggcgctcgcgcgatcggcggccaagatctcagggggggggggttgaatcaacccccccccccggccacagaacagccaaaaaagcccggcctagttagggttaagcaTCAAATGTGCTTACAATTTAAATCTCTTAATAATTGAGAtgtttcaaattttgattaccCATAGTCAAAccacaacttttttttagactagggtcccgtaacacaaaggttagcaattgatcgtacgcttgatttttacgattgattgaatATTGTAGTCAAAGGAATCAGTCGTAGAAAAATATCCTGTAGAAAGTtaggtatggatggatttccatacagttgagattgattgtatcaattgtaactctttgtaagacagggctcAAAGTTACATTAAATTTGGTTTCAAAATAAGGCACATTATTCTTACCTTCCTCCACCAAGACAATCTGTCTCTGTGCCAGGTGTTAAACCACAAATTACTTGTTTTGGGAGTTGAGAAAAATTGCATGGACATCTCAGATGTTTGGAGGCCACTGATGGGAAAATAGGAAAATAAATCAGGAAACAAAGTAACATTATTGTCATATTTTACAAAGGTCCTAAGAGCCATCACACGCTTCATGAGAAGTCTGCAATCTGATTTCAGAAAAAACTGGCAATTTGGGTATTTTGGGGGAAGTATCACAAAAAGAGATTTTTAATGTTGAAATTTTAGATAATTACATGCCTTTACATGGAAGTCCAAGTAAAGGAATGCTTCGATTCATAGCCAATCACAGGATTGGTCTATCGTTACTTTGAGTAGGACTTCAATTTATTTGTATACCTCAAAGGAAGAATGGAATAGCCATGAATTTTGAATGTATTTATTCCTATGATCATTGATATTTCACAAGTGTAGACAGTAGGAAGTTCAcatcaatatcataaaattCACATAATCATCAGTTGTAATGGGTAATTGAACACCATTTGAATGTCAATCGTCAAGAGTACAACAAGATTCATGACCAGCAAACATTATGTAATGAGAATAGATTTTCAGTAGACATTTGACGGACTCAAGAAGTGGAATGACTGATACGCATGATTTTAAAGTGTAGGAACACTGTCTGCAAATGCAAGTTGACCATAGCAAGTAAAACTTACTTCACTTCTGCCATTATTTCTCTTTATCAAGAACAAAGTTCACTcacttgaaaatgaaagtatcaATTCCTTGAGATGCGGATGGTCTGTTGAAGCAGGGCCCAACCTGAGCCAATCCAAATGGTAGCCTTCTATTCAAGAGGCACAATGTGTTGAAATAATGACTGAATAAACCTATGGGTAAAAGATGGAAATTGACAAGAAATGCAAACCATCATTAGATTttctggcaaaaaaaaagaccAACGCAATAAGAAAAGAGAGGAGGCATGACAGCTCAGACAGAAGAGAAGTGGTTTAGCCATCCGATGACCAGGattgattcccacttggtgcaaGAGTGCCCTATGGCAAGGTAATTATCctcctttcttttcatttaattttcaacaaaatataaacagtATGAAAGGGGCCCCATGTCTGCACACTTAAcaatttaaattattattaatcattatttttcattaatttcaaaaaaaaattcagttgaTAAAGTTCCTTGTATTCTTATGAGAATGTGTGCAAAAAatcccattaaaaaattgagagAAATATCTGATTTTCTTGGAATAAACCTTggccagtcattttcagattgaacaaagcaattgtaccccatgtctgctcacccattcactttacacATGATTCAggaatttttatgaaaaaggcTGCACTTTTAGGccatcacatgaaatgcccgataatcattatttttccatcattttgagttggattttttaatgaatgtctttctatgtattgcatgtgtaaagtctgtGGTTGTCGCATATCTTCTTTTGTTAGAATCGCGCAGTTACATGTAAGGGGCCCTGCACAGACTTAGGGGACCTTTCCataaatacaatcataacaaCTCAATATCATGATAAACAATATACCAAGGTCATTAAATAGACTTAAAACAGACATGCAATCAGAAAATTACAGACAAATTTTGTGTAAAAGATTACATAATTTAtaatctatgaaaattatcatgTTCCTCAGACAGGACCTTAAGCCTTTGGTCCTGCTTACAATCGTTTATGCTTTCTaagcaatcaggtaaaacatTTTGACGAATCCCGCTTTAGCGACAAGATTTGTTTCCCTTAAATTGTATTCCTCACTGAAACATGTAATACAGGAACCTGAACAGAAAACCACCTGTTTCTTTTCTTGTCTCCCTGAGGATGTTTTTGACTGCAGTTCTCTCTACTTATTATTCCTACTGCAAATATGGTATAAAACTGTAAGGGGACAAATTTCCTAAAATGGGGGTCACCAAAGGCAGCTACAGTTTACCATTATACCAactaataagccagttcgtagttccactctgcgcatgatctgaagattctgcgcatgatcagaggaaggtcattggtacaaaagtgacatggtggtttaaaatctaaggagataagcaccaactttgatgtcttgattattcatatattcttttgaattatgtttttcatttgcatccacaaaaaaaaaacaatgcgtccacgaccgactggtatttcagtttgccaagtacattatACAGCATGCTAtcatatgcattcaaagtagaaatgcaacaaatacgttcacaaagtgttcattggtgtgctattctagtcgcCTAATCTAttaaatttcttcatcctgctatgtaaggcatgcttacgtaatatcttgctttgaaatctgcctatcataatgaaagaaatgaaaggtcatttgaccaaaattgtccatgaagtaactacaaACTGGTCTATAGTCGCAAGTTTTGAGAGCTCTAATATTAAATCATGTGACCCCCTAATGCTAAACCTCGTATCGAGAagagcagacctgccaacctctgggaatgaaaaactgtattctgtgatttaaaaaaatgtatttttcccaaaaaaagtgtatgtCATAATagaatgcttggcgcactcgctcatcgcggcgctcaagctgcatgcaagctaaaatgcgcactgctcttgcagatgaaaaaaaaaacattaaaacatgtgtatatcttcaccctggtttgaacaaaatgattgaaaaaaaaaaaagttacctgaaattacattgatctaataaccatatttgtgcacgttttatgaaataaagacatatagagattattattattttttttttacaaaaacttatttttcaaagaaaaaacgtactgccgtattttggttgcaaaaacgtactaaatacggctaaaacgtactggttggcaggtctggaaGAGTATTGCAACACTCACCATCATGCAGAGAGCTTTGAAGCCAtgcctcctcctcatcatcattgaATCTACATGGACAAAACATAAGACCAAAACTTAGAATAATATCTTTCATGAAATGTATGGaagtaaattttattttaactttatcCCCAAAGAATTATATTGTGATTACAAAATTACTATTATTCCATATGAATACaaattattctttcttttttttaatttcaccaTATAACAACAATTTTATTACTTTCACAGGTCATTGTaatataattattgatattacatatattttctgttttacTTTGTAAGAGATcttgtaattcagcctttggcttcCATGAAATTTTCTTAATaaactatttcaatttcaataatatACTGCATGTTAATAGTTATAACACTTAATATTTTGTATGGTAATAGACTATCAGAATGGTAATGTTAGCATCCACAAGAAGAAGAAATCAACTTTGTATTCATTGCTAATATTTTCACAATGTTAGTTTTAAAGACCTCATCACCTGAACTGCAAGTCAAATTGACATATCAAAACCCTAATAACTACATGTAAAaagccaggggcggatccatgatttcccgccggggggggggggggggggggggggcacatttttccaaggaaaaatttgataagcaaaaaaagggttttttttaccaaaattgtagcagatttcgtcccagaaaaaaatcttccctttcaaaaggggggggggaacacttgtttcaacagcatttttacatttcaaattttaattttgcatcacattaagggggggggggcacgggccggctgtgccccccccccctctcccctggTGTACAAAGCATATTCACCACCTGTCAGCTGAGAAAGACTCAAATTAGAGGGTTTCCAAAAAAGGCTTTATTCTGCCCCTAATCAGTTTGAAGTCTGTGACATCAGACAGTAGCTGGAGAATTGTGAATACTGTAGTTTGAAACAAGtagatattattttctttattttcaaggTTACAAATAAGGTTTTAAAAAGAATGTTTTAGAATGAAAATGACACTGTCAATGTTTAATGTTAAATGGATAAAGACTGGTCACAgcttttgaccattttttgtgatttatttatttgggcTCTTATAAGATTGCTATGTAAGGAAAAACAATTGTTGCAAGTAATCCAAATGCAGATACCAGCTGAAAAGGCAccctattgaaatattgttcaaataaaaaataaataaagctgTGCCAAATATGTGGCAAATAGTCCAGAGTTAAAGGTAATGCTTTCCATTAAATCTCCTTGtagtgaaaataatgaaatacttaATCTggataacaacaaaaataataatctacTTTTCTATATACAGACCTACgtaatcacaaccctcctgacctAGTATGATGACACAGTAACATTCTTGCCAAGTGGCAGGTCTTTTCCCAAGCCATAATGTATGTTCCCACATGTGCTTTCATATGTTGGCATACCTGACATTGAGATGGTGTGACGTAGTACCACTGTGCCCAGGTGAAGGTGAGATCTGTGCAGCTCTACTGCTGTGGAGGACTGAATTCTCTACACCAACAACATGTTCTTGAGAACTGACCATCTCGCTCCACCTATAGAAAAAAcacaaacattgattttgaaccAGTGAGAGTTAAAACATGGGTAAAATGGAGATAAGTTGTGATGCTATATTGTGCCCAGCCAATGGCAAGGTCTATGCTGCCCGAATTGTACTTCAGAGGACTGTATTCTCTACCCCTCCTGCTACATGTTCCCGAGAACTGACCCTGATCATTTCACTTCACAAATAAACATCAcaccccccccaccccccttccTGGGACACCAGTATTTCTACCTAGAATGTTGTCACTGCTTTGTTAAACTTTAATCATTTGCATTAAATAATGACCCCCAAATCTGACCATAATTTTCTTACTTATCCACAATATTTCTGACACTGATTTGTTGGTgatcaaattattaaattgggaaaaaaaaaaatttaataagaGTTTTCAAATGCAACACTATTGGGTGTACTCATCTTCTAGAATACTTCATGTTTACTGGGCAATAAgtgtgaatatgaaaaaaagatgaaatgaattgaatagcATCCTTACCATTCATTAACGAGATTTCTTCTTAACTCCACTCCCAAAGGCCCATAGTCGAAGCATCCTTTGATCCCTATTGTTGGCCTCAGCTGTCCTGAGGAGTACACGTAACCATGGCGACTTGATAGAGAGATCACTCTTCCTAAAACATCTCTACTGCTCATGCTTGTGGACTGTTTATTGACtaaaaagaatgagaaaaatatttcatgaaaatgacaCCTAGAAATCTTCAGCAAGTGCTAATAAGTTCACTCAGGGTAGCTCAAAATACAAAATCCCcttttttgctttaattctgCTAAATCCTGCATCCACCCCAAGTATCTAATCCAGGATGCAGATTTCGCAGAATGGAATTCATTCCAGTTTTCAAAGATTCCTCCAAacaagaaatctaggaaagttcattcacctgttGTCAAGTTCGGACACCAATCGAGtagtcaatgtaaacaaataTCAGGTTTCATATCATAACAGGTTGATGGATGGGTGATGGAAGGTGGGAAGTCAAGAAAGGGCGGTGAACtggggggaattgaggtcacATGACACTTATTGAATCTTAGGTTAGCACTCTCAATCCACAGGGGGGAGTGGACAAAAACTGTCCTCATAAACAAACACAGAcagtctcaatttatcaagacatgatttgtctcACTTACAACGGTCTCTCCTactccttcttctcctcatcctccttgttctccttctccttcttcttcctcctccttcttcttcctcctcttctttctccttctcctctttctcttcctcctctttctcttcctcctcctctttatCTTCTTCCATGTAGTACAGTTCACCtctgttgtatatatatattcatacttTTGGCAGGCATGTGCATGGTGTGGATTTGAATATGTACAGTGCAAAATGAATTCATGTCATTAGCTATGTACACTGCCATGACAGCAGCTAGTAAAAGTGACCCCATTTT
It contains:
- the LOC129269318 gene encoding DNA polymerase subunit gamma-2, mitochondrial-like isoform X3, with product MSSRDVLGRVISLSSRHGYVYSSGQLRPTIGIKGCFDYGPLGVELRRNLVNEWWSEMVSSQEHVVGVENSVLHSSRAAQISPSPGHSGTTSHHLNVRFNDDEEEAWLQSSLHDGLFSHYFNTLCLLNRRLPFGLAQVGPCFNRPSASQGIDTFIFNGLQTSEMSMQFFSTPKTSNLWFNTWHRDRLSWWRKFAGIPSDFTATDITTSGHVQSTEIQYKFPWGVDTIERISNHGSVPVEQMQDLFKTDMQGKDGRKSVIPHTIETSASLEGGLLAYLVDGYQEKQRTDTRGQSVSREILRLHLRLAPLKVIILPLRGTKELRELSDYLGKEFRKASINVRSIIEVSPSLENYYTMFDEMGVPFTILLNENTLKSGILRVRNRDTTLMQQLHITEVRDMILRHLEAD
- the LOC129269318 gene encoding DNA polymerase subunit gamma-2, mitochondrial-like isoform X1; its protein translation is MGKSKKKVNKQSTSMSSRDVLGRVISLSSRHGYVYSSGQLRPTIGIKGCFDYGPLGVELRRNLVNEWWSEMVSSQEHVVGVENSVLHSSRAAQISPSPGHSGTTSHHLNVRFNDDEEEAWLQSSLHDGLFSHYFNTLCLLNRRLPFGLAQVGPCFNRPSASQGIDTFIFNGLQTSEMSMQFFSTPKTSNLWFNTWHRDRLSWWRKFAGIPSDFTATDITTSGHVQSTEIQYKFPWGVDTIERISNHGSVPVEQMQDLFKTDMQGKDGRKSVIPHTIETSASLEGGLLAYLVDGYQEKQRTDTRGQSVSREILRLHLRLAPLKVIILPLRGTKELRELSDYLGKEFRKASINVRSIIEVSPSLENYYTMFDEMGVPFTILLNENTLKSGILRVRNRDTTLMQQLHITEVRDMILRHLEAD